A genomic region of Arvicola amphibius chromosome X, mArvAmp1.2, whole genome shotgun sequence contains the following coding sequences:
- the Otud5 gene encoding OTU domain-containing protein 5 isoform X1 translates to MTILPKKKPPPPDADPANEPPPPGPLPPAPRRGGGVGVGGGGTGVGGGDRDRDSGVVGARPRASPPPQGPLPGPPGALHRWALAVPPGAVAGPRPQQASPPPCGGPGGPGGGPGDALGAATAGVGAAGVVVGVGGAVGVGGCCSGPGHSKRRRQAPGVGAVGGGSPEREEVGAGYNSEDEYEAAAARIEAMDPATVEQQEHWFEKALRDKKGFIIKQMKEDGACLFRAVADQVYGDQDMHEVVRKHCMDYLMKNADYFSNYVTEDFTTYINRKRKNNCHGNHIEMQAMAEMYNRPVEVYQYSTEPINTFHGIHQNEDEPIRVSYHRNIHYNSVVNPNKATIGVGLGLPSFKPGFAEQSLMKNAIKTSEESWIEQQMLEDKKRATDWEATNEAIEEQVARESYLQWLRDQEKQARQVRGPSQPRKASATCSSATAAASSGLEEWTSRSPRQRSSASSPEHPELHAELGIKPPSPSTVLALAKPPSPCAPGTSSQFSSGADRATSPLVSLYPALECRALIQQMSPSAFAGLNDWDDDEILASVLAVSQQEYLDSMKKNKVHRDPPPDKS, encoded by the exons ATGACTATTCTCCCCAAAAAGAAGCCGCCACCTCCCGACGCTGACCCGGCCAACGAACCGCCGCCGCCCGGGCCGCTGCCCCCAGCGCCTCGGCGAGGTGGGGGTGTGGGCGTGGGCGGCGGCGGCACAGGCGTGGGTGGAGGAGATCGCGACCGTGACTCCGGCGTCGTGGGGGCTCGTCCCCGGGCTTCACCACCACCTCAGGGCCCACTACCGGGGCCGCCTGGTGCTCTTCATCGTTGGGCACTAGCCGTGCCGCCTGGTGCAGTGGCAGGCCCTCGGCCACAGCAGGCTTCTCCACCTCCTTGTGGGGGCCCTGGTGGCCCCGGCGGCGGTCCTGGTGACGCTCTTGGTGCGGCAACTGCGGGGGTGGGCGcggcaggggtggtggtgggcgTGGGTGGTGCCGTGGGCGTGGGCGGCTGCTGCTCGGGCCCGGGGCACAGCAAGCGGCGGCGTCAAGCTCCCGGCGTTGGCGCAGTTGGCGGGGGCAGTCCGGAGCGTGAAGAGGTCGGAGCAGGCTACAACAGTGAAGACGAATATGAAGCCGCCGCGGCACGAATTGAGGCCATGGATCCTGCCACTGTGGAGCAG CAGGAACACTGGTTTGAAAAGGCCTTACGGGACAAGAAAGGCTTCATCATCAAACAGATGAAGGAGGATGGTGCCTGTTTATTCCGGGCTGTAG CTGACCAGGTGTATGGAGACCAGGACATGCATGAGGTTGTACGAAAACATTGCATGGACTATCTG ATGAAGAATGCTGACTACTTCTCCAACTATGTCACAGAAGACTTCACGACCTATATCAATCGCAAGAGGAAAAACAACTGCCATGGTAACCACATTGAGATGCAGGCTATGGCAGAGATGTACAACCGTCCTGTGGAGGTGTATCAATATAGCACAG aACCTATCAACACATTCCATGGGATCCATCAAAATGAAGATGAACCCATCCGTGTCAGCTACCACCGGAATATCCACTATAATTCAGTGGTGAATCCTAACAAGGCCACTATTGGTGTAGGGCTGGGCCTGCCATCATTTAAACCAGGG TTTGCAGAACAGTCCCTGATGAAGAATGCCATAAAGACATCAGAGGAATCATGGATTGAACAACAAATGTTGGAAGACAAGAAACGAGCCACAGACTGGGAGGCCACAAATGAGGCCATAGAGGAGCAGGTGGCTCGAGAATCCTACCTGCAGTGGCTGAGGGATCAGGAGAAACAGGCTCGCCAGGTCCGGGGACCCAGCCAG CCCCGGAAAGCCAGTGCCACATGCAGTTCAGCCACAGCTGCAGCCTCCAGTGGCCTGGAGGAATGGACTAGTCGGTCTCCAAGGCAACGAAGTTCAGCCTCTTCACCCGAGCACCCTGAACTGCATGCTGAGCTAGGCATTAAGCCCCCTTCCCCAAGCACTGTGTTAGCTCTTGCCAAACCTCCTTCACCCTGTGCACCAG GTACAAGCAGTCAGTTCTCATCAGGGGCTGACCGGGCCACATCTCCCCTAGTGTCCCTCTACCCTGCTCTGGAGTGCCGGGCCCTCATCCAGCAGATGTCCCCCTCTGCCTTTG cagGTCTGAACGATTGGGATGATGACGAGATCTTAGCATCGGTGCTGGCAGTGTCCCAACAGGAATACCTAGACagtatgaagaaaaacaaagtgcACAGAGACCCACCCCCAGACAAGAGTTGA
- the Otud5 gene encoding OTU domain-containing protein 5 isoform X5 — MTILPKKKPPPPDADPANEPPPPGPLPPAPRRGGGVGVGGGGTGVGGGDRDRDSGVVGARPRASPPPQGPLPGPPGALHRWALAVPPGAVAGPRPQQASPPPCGGPGGPGGGPGDALVGGGSPEREEVGAGYNSEDEYEAAAARIEAMDPATVEQEHWFEKALRDKKGFIIKQMKEDGACLFRAVADQVYGDQDMHEVVRKHCMDYLMKNADYFSNYVTEDFTTYINRKRKNNCHGNHIEMQAMAEMYNRPVEVYQYSTEPINTFHGIHQNEDEPIRVSYHRNIHYNSVVNPNKATIGVGLGLPSFKPGFAEQSLMKNAIKTSEESWIEQQMLEDKKRATDWEATNEAIEEQVARESYLQWLRDQEKQARQVRGPSQPRKASATCSSATAAASSGLEEWTSRSPRQRSSASSPEHPELHAELGIKPPSPSTVLALAKPPSPCAPGTSSQFSSGADRATSPLVSLYPALECRALIQQMSPSAFAGLNDWDDDEILASVLAVSQQEYLDSMKKNKVHRDPPPDKS; from the exons ATGACTATTCTCCCCAAAAAGAAGCCGCCACCTCCCGACGCTGACCCGGCCAACGAACCGCCGCCGCCCGGGCCGCTGCCCCCAGCGCCTCGGCGAGGTGGGGGTGTGGGCGTGGGCGGCGGCGGCACAGGCGTGGGTGGAGGAGATCGCGACCGTGACTCCGGCGTCGTGGGGGCTCGTCCCCGGGCTTCACCACCACCTCAGGGCCCACTACCGGGGCCGCCTGGTGCTCTTCATCGTTGGGCACTAGCCGTGCCGCCTGGTGCAGTGGCAGGCCCTCGGCCACAGCAGGCTTCTCCACCTCCTTGTGGGGGCCCTGGTGGCCCCGGCGGCGGTCCTGGTGACGCTCTTG TTGGCGGGGGCAGTCCGGAGCGTGAAGAGGTCGGAGCAGGCTACAACAGTGAAGACGAATATGAAGCCGCCGCGGCACGAATTGAGGCCATGGATCCTGCCACTGTGGAGCAG GAACACTGGTTTGAAAAGGCCTTACGGGACAAGAAAGGCTTCATCATCAAACAGATGAAGGAGGATGGTGCCTGTTTATTCCGGGCTGTAG CTGACCAGGTGTATGGAGACCAGGACATGCATGAGGTTGTACGAAAACATTGCATGGACTATCTG ATGAAGAATGCTGACTACTTCTCCAACTATGTCACAGAAGACTTCACGACCTATATCAATCGCAAGAGGAAAAACAACTGCCATGGTAACCACATTGAGATGCAGGCTATGGCAGAGATGTACAACCGTCCTGTGGAGGTGTATCAATATAGCACAG aACCTATCAACACATTCCATGGGATCCATCAAAATGAAGATGAACCCATCCGTGTCAGCTACCACCGGAATATCCACTATAATTCAGTGGTGAATCCTAACAAGGCCACTATTGGTGTAGGGCTGGGCCTGCCATCATTTAAACCAGGG TTTGCAGAACAGTCCCTGATGAAGAATGCCATAAAGACATCAGAGGAATCATGGATTGAACAACAAATGTTGGAAGACAAGAAACGAGCCACAGACTGGGAGGCCACAAATGAGGCCATAGAGGAGCAGGTGGCTCGAGAATCCTACCTGCAGTGGCTGAGGGATCAGGAGAAACAGGCTCGCCAGGTCCGGGGACCCAGCCAG CCCCGGAAAGCCAGTGCCACATGCAGTTCAGCCACAGCTGCAGCCTCCAGTGGCCTGGAGGAATGGACTAGTCGGTCTCCAAGGCAACGAAGTTCAGCCTCTTCACCCGAGCACCCTGAACTGCATGCTGAGCTAGGCATTAAGCCCCCTTCCCCAAGCACTGTGTTAGCTCTTGCCAAACCTCCTTCACCCTGTGCACCAG GTACAAGCAGTCAGTTCTCATCAGGGGCTGACCGGGCCACATCTCCCCTAGTGTCCCTCTACCCTGCTCTGGAGTGCCGGGCCCTCATCCAGCAGATGTCCCCCTCTGCCTTTG cagGTCTGAACGATTGGGATGATGACGAGATCTTAGCATCGGTGCTGGCAGTGTCCCAACAGGAATACCTAGACagtatgaagaaaaacaaagtgcACAGAGACCCACCCCCAGACAAGAGTTGA
- the Otud5 gene encoding OTU domain-containing protein 5 isoform X4 — translation MTILPKKKPPPPDADPANEPPPPGPLPPAPRRGGGVGVGGGGTGVGGGDRDRDSGVVGARPRASPPPQGPLPGPPGALHRWALAVPPGAVAGPRPQQASPPPCGGPGGPGGGPGDALVGGGSPEREEVGAGYNSEDEYEAAAARIEAMDPATVEQQEHWFEKALRDKKGFIIKQMKEDGACLFRAVADQVYGDQDMHEVVRKHCMDYLMKNADYFSNYVTEDFTTYINRKRKNNCHGNHIEMQAMAEMYNRPVEVYQYSTEPINTFHGIHQNEDEPIRVSYHRNIHYNSVVNPNKATIGVGLGLPSFKPGFAEQSLMKNAIKTSEESWIEQQMLEDKKRATDWEATNEAIEEQVARESYLQWLRDQEKQARQVRGPSQPRKASATCSSATAAASSGLEEWTSRSPRQRSSASSPEHPELHAELGIKPPSPSTVLALAKPPSPCAPGTSSQFSSGADRATSPLVSLYPALECRALIQQMSPSAFGLNDWDDDEILASVLAVSQQEYLDSMKKNKVHRDPPPDKS, via the exons ATGACTATTCTCCCCAAAAAGAAGCCGCCACCTCCCGACGCTGACCCGGCCAACGAACCGCCGCCGCCCGGGCCGCTGCCCCCAGCGCCTCGGCGAGGTGGGGGTGTGGGCGTGGGCGGCGGCGGCACAGGCGTGGGTGGAGGAGATCGCGACCGTGACTCCGGCGTCGTGGGGGCTCGTCCCCGGGCTTCACCACCACCTCAGGGCCCACTACCGGGGCCGCCTGGTGCTCTTCATCGTTGGGCACTAGCCGTGCCGCCTGGTGCAGTGGCAGGCCCTCGGCCACAGCAGGCTTCTCCACCTCCTTGTGGGGGCCCTGGTGGCCCCGGCGGCGGTCCTGGTGACGCTCTTG TTGGCGGGGGCAGTCCGGAGCGTGAAGAGGTCGGAGCAGGCTACAACAGTGAAGACGAATATGAAGCCGCCGCGGCACGAATTGAGGCCATGGATCCTGCCACTGTGGAGCAG CAGGAACACTGGTTTGAAAAGGCCTTACGGGACAAGAAAGGCTTCATCATCAAACAGATGAAGGAGGATGGTGCCTGTTTATTCCGGGCTGTAG CTGACCAGGTGTATGGAGACCAGGACATGCATGAGGTTGTACGAAAACATTGCATGGACTATCTG ATGAAGAATGCTGACTACTTCTCCAACTATGTCACAGAAGACTTCACGACCTATATCAATCGCAAGAGGAAAAACAACTGCCATGGTAACCACATTGAGATGCAGGCTATGGCAGAGATGTACAACCGTCCTGTGGAGGTGTATCAATATAGCACAG aACCTATCAACACATTCCATGGGATCCATCAAAATGAAGATGAACCCATCCGTGTCAGCTACCACCGGAATATCCACTATAATTCAGTGGTGAATCCTAACAAGGCCACTATTGGTGTAGGGCTGGGCCTGCCATCATTTAAACCAGGG TTTGCAGAACAGTCCCTGATGAAGAATGCCATAAAGACATCAGAGGAATCATGGATTGAACAACAAATGTTGGAAGACAAGAAACGAGCCACAGACTGGGAGGCCACAAATGAGGCCATAGAGGAGCAGGTGGCTCGAGAATCCTACCTGCAGTGGCTGAGGGATCAGGAGAAACAGGCTCGCCAGGTCCGGGGACCCAGCCAG CCCCGGAAAGCCAGTGCCACATGCAGTTCAGCCACAGCTGCAGCCTCCAGTGGCCTGGAGGAATGGACTAGTCGGTCTCCAAGGCAACGAAGTTCAGCCTCTTCACCCGAGCACCCTGAACTGCATGCTGAGCTAGGCATTAAGCCCCCTTCCCCAAGCACTGTGTTAGCTCTTGCCAAACCTCCTTCACCCTGTGCACCAG GTACAAGCAGTCAGTTCTCATCAGGGGCTGACCGGGCCACATCTCCCCTAGTGTCCCTCTACCCTGCTCTGGAGTGCCGGGCCCTCATCCAGCAGATGTCCCCCTCTGCCTTTG GTCTGAACGATTGGGATGATGACGAGATCTTAGCATCGGTGCTGGCAGTGTCCCAACAGGAATACCTAGACagtatgaagaaaaacaaagtgcACAGAGACCCACCCCCAGACAAGAGTTGA
- the Otud5 gene encoding OTU domain-containing protein 5 isoform X3: MTILPKKKPPPPDADPANEPPPPGPLPPAPRRGGGVGVGGGGTGVGGGDRDRDSGVVGARPRASPPPQGPLPGPPGALHRWALAVPPGAVAGPRPQQASPPPCGGPGGPGGGPGDALVGGGSPEREEVGAGYNSEDEYEAAAARIEAMDPATVEQQEHWFEKALRDKKGFIIKQMKEDGACLFRAVADQVYGDQDMHEVVRKHCMDYLMKNADYFSNYVTEDFTTYINRKRKNNCHGNHIEMQAMAEMYNRPVEVYQYSTEPINTFHGIHQNEDEPIRVSYHRNIHYNSVVNPNKATIGVGLGLPSFKPGFAEQSLMKNAIKTSEESWIEQQMLEDKKRATDWEATNEAIEEQVARESYLQWLRDQEKQARQVRGPSQPRKASATCSSATAAASSGLEEWTSRSPRQRSSASSPEHPELHAELGIKPPSPSTVLALAKPPSPCAPGTSSQFSSGADRATSPLVSLYPALECRALIQQMSPSAFAGLNDWDDDEILASVLAVSQQEYLDSMKKNKVHRDPPPDKS; encoded by the exons ATGACTATTCTCCCCAAAAAGAAGCCGCCACCTCCCGACGCTGACCCGGCCAACGAACCGCCGCCGCCCGGGCCGCTGCCCCCAGCGCCTCGGCGAGGTGGGGGTGTGGGCGTGGGCGGCGGCGGCACAGGCGTGGGTGGAGGAGATCGCGACCGTGACTCCGGCGTCGTGGGGGCTCGTCCCCGGGCTTCACCACCACCTCAGGGCCCACTACCGGGGCCGCCTGGTGCTCTTCATCGTTGGGCACTAGCCGTGCCGCCTGGTGCAGTGGCAGGCCCTCGGCCACAGCAGGCTTCTCCACCTCCTTGTGGGGGCCCTGGTGGCCCCGGCGGCGGTCCTGGTGACGCTCTTG TTGGCGGGGGCAGTCCGGAGCGTGAAGAGGTCGGAGCAGGCTACAACAGTGAAGACGAATATGAAGCCGCCGCGGCACGAATTGAGGCCATGGATCCTGCCACTGTGGAGCAG CAGGAACACTGGTTTGAAAAGGCCTTACGGGACAAGAAAGGCTTCATCATCAAACAGATGAAGGAGGATGGTGCCTGTTTATTCCGGGCTGTAG CTGACCAGGTGTATGGAGACCAGGACATGCATGAGGTTGTACGAAAACATTGCATGGACTATCTG ATGAAGAATGCTGACTACTTCTCCAACTATGTCACAGAAGACTTCACGACCTATATCAATCGCAAGAGGAAAAACAACTGCCATGGTAACCACATTGAGATGCAGGCTATGGCAGAGATGTACAACCGTCCTGTGGAGGTGTATCAATATAGCACAG aACCTATCAACACATTCCATGGGATCCATCAAAATGAAGATGAACCCATCCGTGTCAGCTACCACCGGAATATCCACTATAATTCAGTGGTGAATCCTAACAAGGCCACTATTGGTGTAGGGCTGGGCCTGCCATCATTTAAACCAGGG TTTGCAGAACAGTCCCTGATGAAGAATGCCATAAAGACATCAGAGGAATCATGGATTGAACAACAAATGTTGGAAGACAAGAAACGAGCCACAGACTGGGAGGCCACAAATGAGGCCATAGAGGAGCAGGTGGCTCGAGAATCCTACCTGCAGTGGCTGAGGGATCAGGAGAAACAGGCTCGCCAGGTCCGGGGACCCAGCCAG CCCCGGAAAGCCAGTGCCACATGCAGTTCAGCCACAGCTGCAGCCTCCAGTGGCCTGGAGGAATGGACTAGTCGGTCTCCAAGGCAACGAAGTTCAGCCTCTTCACCCGAGCACCCTGAACTGCATGCTGAGCTAGGCATTAAGCCCCCTTCCCCAAGCACTGTGTTAGCTCTTGCCAAACCTCCTTCACCCTGTGCACCAG GTACAAGCAGTCAGTTCTCATCAGGGGCTGACCGGGCCACATCTCCCCTAGTGTCCCTCTACCCTGCTCTGGAGTGCCGGGCCCTCATCCAGCAGATGTCCCCCTCTGCCTTTG cagGTCTGAACGATTGGGATGATGACGAGATCTTAGCATCGGTGCTGGCAGTGTCCCAACAGGAATACCTAGACagtatgaagaaaaacaaagtgcACAGAGACCCACCCCCAGACAAGAGTTGA
- the Otud5 gene encoding OTU domain-containing protein 5 isoform X2, whose product MTILPKKKPPPPDADPANEPPPPGPLPPAPRRGGGVGVGGGGTGVGGGDRDRDSGVVGARPRASPPPQGPLPGPPGALHRWALAVPPGAVAGPRPQQASPPPCGGPGGPGGGPGDALGAATAGVGAAGVVVGVGGAVGVGGCCSGPGHSKRRRQAPGVGAVGGGSPEREEVGAGYNSEDEYEAAAARIEAMDPATVEQQEHWFEKALRDKKGFIIKQMKEDGACLFRAVADQVYGDQDMHEVVRKHCMDYLMKNADYFSNYVTEDFTTYINRKRKNNCHGNHIEMQAMAEMYNRPVEVYQYSTEPINTFHGIHQNEDEPIRVSYHRNIHYNSVVNPNKATIGVGLGLPSFKPGFAEQSLMKNAIKTSEESWIEQQMLEDKKRATDWEATNEAIEEQVARESYLQWLRDQEKQARQVRGPSQPRKASATCSSATAAASSGLEEWTSRSPRQRSSASSPEHPELHAELGIKPPSPSTVLALAKPPSPCAPGTSSQFSSGADRATSPLVSLYPALECRALIQQMSPSAFGLNDWDDDEILASVLAVSQQEYLDSMKKNKVHRDPPPDKS is encoded by the exons ATGACTATTCTCCCCAAAAAGAAGCCGCCACCTCCCGACGCTGACCCGGCCAACGAACCGCCGCCGCCCGGGCCGCTGCCCCCAGCGCCTCGGCGAGGTGGGGGTGTGGGCGTGGGCGGCGGCGGCACAGGCGTGGGTGGAGGAGATCGCGACCGTGACTCCGGCGTCGTGGGGGCTCGTCCCCGGGCTTCACCACCACCTCAGGGCCCACTACCGGGGCCGCCTGGTGCTCTTCATCGTTGGGCACTAGCCGTGCCGCCTGGTGCAGTGGCAGGCCCTCGGCCACAGCAGGCTTCTCCACCTCCTTGTGGGGGCCCTGGTGGCCCCGGCGGCGGTCCTGGTGACGCTCTTGGTGCGGCAACTGCGGGGGTGGGCGcggcaggggtggtggtgggcgTGGGTGGTGCCGTGGGCGTGGGCGGCTGCTGCTCGGGCCCGGGGCACAGCAAGCGGCGGCGTCAAGCTCCCGGCGTTGGCGCAGTTGGCGGGGGCAGTCCGGAGCGTGAAGAGGTCGGAGCAGGCTACAACAGTGAAGACGAATATGAAGCCGCCGCGGCACGAATTGAGGCCATGGATCCTGCCACTGTGGAGCAG CAGGAACACTGGTTTGAAAAGGCCTTACGGGACAAGAAAGGCTTCATCATCAAACAGATGAAGGAGGATGGTGCCTGTTTATTCCGGGCTGTAG CTGACCAGGTGTATGGAGACCAGGACATGCATGAGGTTGTACGAAAACATTGCATGGACTATCTG ATGAAGAATGCTGACTACTTCTCCAACTATGTCACAGAAGACTTCACGACCTATATCAATCGCAAGAGGAAAAACAACTGCCATGGTAACCACATTGAGATGCAGGCTATGGCAGAGATGTACAACCGTCCTGTGGAGGTGTATCAATATAGCACAG aACCTATCAACACATTCCATGGGATCCATCAAAATGAAGATGAACCCATCCGTGTCAGCTACCACCGGAATATCCACTATAATTCAGTGGTGAATCCTAACAAGGCCACTATTGGTGTAGGGCTGGGCCTGCCATCATTTAAACCAGGG TTTGCAGAACAGTCCCTGATGAAGAATGCCATAAAGACATCAGAGGAATCATGGATTGAACAACAAATGTTGGAAGACAAGAAACGAGCCACAGACTGGGAGGCCACAAATGAGGCCATAGAGGAGCAGGTGGCTCGAGAATCCTACCTGCAGTGGCTGAGGGATCAGGAGAAACAGGCTCGCCAGGTCCGGGGACCCAGCCAG CCCCGGAAAGCCAGTGCCACATGCAGTTCAGCCACAGCTGCAGCCTCCAGTGGCCTGGAGGAATGGACTAGTCGGTCTCCAAGGCAACGAAGTTCAGCCTCTTCACCCGAGCACCCTGAACTGCATGCTGAGCTAGGCATTAAGCCCCCTTCCCCAAGCACTGTGTTAGCTCTTGCCAAACCTCCTTCACCCTGTGCACCAG GTACAAGCAGTCAGTTCTCATCAGGGGCTGACCGGGCCACATCTCCCCTAGTGTCCCTCTACCCTGCTCTGGAGTGCCGGGCCCTCATCCAGCAGATGTCCCCCTCTGCCTTTG GTCTGAACGATTGGGATGATGACGAGATCTTAGCATCGGTGCTGGCAGTGTCCCAACAGGAATACCTAGACagtatgaagaaaaacaaagtgcACAGAGACCCACCCCCAGACAAGAGTTGA